DNA from bacterium:
GGCCCCCCCCTATGTCGCTCTCGGCGCTTATCTCCGGCGGCGAGGGAACCTTTCCCGGGGTATTCTGGACCTGGGCTGCGGCTGCGGAGGGGGGACGTGCTTTCTGAAAAGGCGGTCGCCCCGAGGAACGTTCGTGGCCGGGTTGGACCTTCTCCGGCCGCTCCTCGCCCGCGCCGCGGGGGCATGCCCCCCGGGGCCGGCGTTTCTGGCCGCGACGGCCGTCGCGCTTCCTTTCCCGGAGGGGGCTTTTTCCCTGGTCTCTTCGGTTTTTTCTCTCGTCCATCATTTGGACGCGCCCGCGCTGAAAGCCGTTTTCCGGGAAGCGGCCCGGGTCCTGGAACCCGGCGGGATCTTCGTCTTCACCACCCCCAACCGCGGTCTCTCCCAGGAACTCTACCACCCCAACCGCGGCGACGCCCCGTCCCTGCGCTTCAGCCGCCTCAACCGCCGCGAGTTCGCCCCGGAAGGGTTGCGGTCGTTTCTCGACGGCCTGGT
Protein-coding regions in this window:
- a CDS encoding class I SAM-dependent methyltransferase encodes the protein MFDFDPTKGLRAGMEEYLREMNRARLGPPPRSALAAGAGLEFFSLPAHLALTAPPYVALGAYLRRRGNLSRGILDLGCGCGGGTCFLKRRSPRGTFVAGLDLLRPLLARAAGACPPGPAFLAATAVALPFPEGAFSLVSSVFSLVHHLDAPALKAVFREAARVLEPGGIFVFTTPNRGLSQELYHPNRGDAPSLRFSRLNRREFAPEGLRSFLDGLVESPEGLFDGYALYGLFNPVFQPVWEETVREMGRKRFGGNRLTAASAALARYVLTPSSRTRYFLSRLNENAAKMKASPAAIASSAAFGPVGAGDGALHFLAALRKGEGP